Proteins found in one Quercus robur chromosome 2, dhQueRobu3.1, whole genome shotgun sequence genomic segment:
- the LOC126714209 gene encoding 30S ribosomal protein S16-2, chloroplastic/mitochondrial produces MVVRIRLSRFGCKNKPFYRVMAADSRSPRDGKHLEVLGYYNPLPGQDGGKRMGLNFERVKYWLSVGAQPSEPVQRVLFRAGLLPPPPMMAMGRKGGPRDTRPIDPMTGRILTPEKPANADQSND; encoded by the exons ATGGTGGTGAGGATCCGATTGTCTCGGTTCGGATGCAAAAACAAACCGTTTTACCGGGTCATGGCCGCCGACAGTAGATCTCCTCGCGATGGCAAGCATCTCGAAGTCTTAGGCTACTACAATCCCTTAccag GCCAAGATGGTGGCAAAAGAATGGGTCTTAATTTTGAACGAGTGAA ATATTGGCTTTCTGTTGGGGCGCAACCCTCAGAACCTGTGCAGCGCGTTCTTTTTCGAGCAGGCTTACTACCTCCACCTCCCATGATGGCAATGGGACGTAAAGGTGGACCACGTGACACACGTCCCATTGATCCTATGACTGGTCGCATCTTGACCCCAGAGAAACCAGCTAATGCTGACCAGTCCAATGACTAA